Genomic segment of candidate division KSB1 bacterium:
GCTCTGCGCCTTGCCTGGCTGGCCCCTTTTGGTGCGCGCCTGGATTCCACCGTCCGGGGCGACATTCTCCGCCTCCTCCCGCCCGACTCCCCCACATGGAGCCTGGAGCCGCAGGCTGCCCTGGTGCTGCACCGGGACCCCGAAAAGCAGGAGGCTTTCCTTCGGGACCTCATGGAGCGAAATCCAGATCGCACAATACGCGCCATTGCCGTTGCCGTGCTGGCAAGTATGGCCCAGTTCAAAAAGGACTCCGCCAATCTTGCCAACTACTACGCAATGCTCGAGAAAAACTATGGCGACGTGCAGGAGGTCCAATACTATCTCAAAAGCCTGAACCCTCGGCGCAGGATTGCCGAGGGAAAACCGGTACCCGACTTTTCAGTTCAGCTCATGGACACCGGGCAGCCCCTGACCAACCGGGACCTGCTCGGCAAGTTCTACTTGCTCGATTTCTGGGCCACCTGGTGCGGCCCATGCGTAGGCGAGATGCCCCACCTGCACGACGCATACGAGCGCTTCAAGGAAAAGGGCTTTGTGATCCTCAGCCTTTCGCTCGATCGTGCGCCCGAGGATGTGGCTAACTTCCGCCAGAAACGCTATACCATGCCCTGGCTGCACTCTTATCTTGCCGGCGGCTTTCAAAACGAAGTGGCCCAGGCGTTTGAGGTGCTCGGCGTCCCCAAGGCAATCCTTGTGGGGCCCGATGGCATCATAGTGGCCACCGAAGGCGAACTCCGCGGGCCTGCGTTGAGCGCAACCCTGGGCAGGTACCTAGGAGAATGAATAGGGCAAGAGACTATCGCCCTGCCATCTCGGGTGGACCATGAGACTACGGCGTCGTGCGCAGCACATGTCTATCTACTGCATCAAACAGGCGAAATCCGCCAGGAATGCGACGTCATGGCTGGGGGTTTCTTCCAAGTGGCGGCCATGGAGGTTTGGCGGTCCGAGGATGCAACATGCAACAGGAGGAAGAGCGAGTGAACAACAAGACCAACGTCCGCAGGCTTACCGAAGCGGAATGGGAGGTCATGGAAGCCATCTGGGCTTTGGGCGGTGCGCCGAGCGTACGAGACGTGCTCGAGTACGCCTACCCCGGCGGGGAAAAGGCCTACACGACGGTGCAAACCATCATGAACAACCTGGTAGCAAAAGGATTTCTTAGACAGAAAAAGGTGGGACTCGTCAACTTCTACCGGCCCACTATTTCAAGGAACAAAGCCATCGAGCGCGAGACCTCGCATCTGGTAACAAAGGTCTTTCGCGGCTCCTTTGGGGCTCTCGCCCACTTTCTGATCAACTCTGACTCTTTGAACGCCCAAGAGATCGCCACGATCCGCCAGCTTATTGCCGAGAAGGAACGAGAGCTTGAGCGACAGTAGGAGCACAAGAAGGGCAGAGACGTGCGCGACGGGGTCAGAGGCCCCATGCAGCACATGGCGCCACATAATGCGAGCAAGCGGTCGAGGCCAGGAGCCAGCGGCTTTCAGTGCCTCCCTGCTCTCGCGGACAGAGGGAATGGTCTGTTTTATCGCTCAATGCGAGGACGGCTATGATTGAGCAGATCAACTTCTGGGGAGAGGCTTGGGCGCGGTACTTCGCTCAGGCCGTAGCGCAGAATACGCTTTTTCTCGCCTTGGTGTTGCTGACCCTCTGGCTGCTGCGTCGGGTGCAGGCACGCGTCCGCTTCGTGGTAGCTATGGCCGGTTTTGCAAAGCTTCTGGTGCCCCTTTTTGTGCCAGGCCCGGACCTCTTCTCGGTGAGCGCACCGGAGGGCCAGGCAACCGTGGGAAGAGTCGTCATTGAACCTGTTCTTGAGTCGTCCTCTCTTCCTGCTCATGCAGCTCGCCTGAGCGTCGCCGGGGTGCTCTTCCTCCTTTGGGTACTCGGGGCAAGCGCCTTCCTCCTGTTGCCCCTACTTCAGACTGGGTGGCTGATGTACCGTCTCCGCTCCGCAACCGGCGCTCCACTCCCAGGAGCTCACGAGGGGCGGCACGCCCTGCGGGTATACCGCAACCCCATGGTAGCGCTGCCTCTGAGCATAGGCATCCGCTGCCGCACCGTATTCGTGCCACCGGACTGGGACCAATGGCCCGCGCGGGGGCGGCAGGTGGCGATGTACCATGAGCTAGCCCACGCTTCTCGTGGAGACGGCTGGGCGCAGGTGGTGCAGCTTGTGGCCAGGGCCATCTACTTTTTCCATCCTCTTGTCTGGTTGCTCTGGCGTCTTGCCGAGGACTACCGCGAAATGGCTTGCGACGACGCAGCCCGGCAAGCAGCGCATGTTTCGTCACTCGAATACACCAGGCAGCTGCAAAAGCTCGCCGAGGCGGCCCTGAACCCGGAGCGCGGAACAGCCGGGGTCACCGCCTTTATCAGGCAAAGGAATAAACTCTTGCGGCGGGTGAA
This window contains:
- a CDS encoding thioredoxin-like domain-containing protein, with protein sequence HLDTPGFSYDWSATVARLKKYLTPDQDPLVRRFAALRLAWLAPFGARLDSTVRGDILRLLPPDSPTWSLEPQAALVLHRDPEKQEAFLRDLMERNPDRTIRAIAVAVLASMAQFKKDSANLANYYAMLEKNYGDVQEVQYYLKSLNPRRRIAEGKPVPDFSVQLMDTGQPLTNRDLLGKFYLLDFWATWCGPCVGEMPHLHDAYERFKEKGFVILSLSLDRAPEDVANFRQKRYTMPWLHSYLAGGFQNEVAQAFEVLGVPKAILVGPDGIIVATEGELRGPALSATLGRYLGE
- a CDS encoding BlaI/MecI/CopY family transcriptional regulator; translated protein: MQQEEERVNNKTNVRRLTEAEWEVMEAIWALGGAPSVRDVLEYAYPGGEKAYTTVQTIMNNLVAKGFLRQKKVGLVNFYRPTISRNKAIERETSHLVTKVFRGSFGALAHFLINSDSLNAQEIATIRQLIAEKERELERQ